The Danio rerio strain Tuebingen ecotype United States chromosome 10, GRCz12tu, whole genome shotgun sequence genome contains a region encoding:
- the ndufa8 gene encoding NADH dehydrogenase [ubiquinone] 1 alpha subcomplex subunit 8 isoform X1 has translation MAFLFSVQVNVSSAVLKAAAHHFGSQCDKPSKEFMLCRWEEKDPRKCLEEGRKVNECAVNFFRQIKGNCAESFTDYWTCLDYSNMGELRRCRKQQHEFDNCVLDKLGWKRPELGELSKVTKVQTARPLPENPYHSRPRPEPNTPIEAELQPAKHGSRLFFWNW, from the exons ATGGCTTTTCTGTTCTCTGTGCAGGTGAATGTATCGTCTGCTGTACTGAAGGCGGCTGCTCATCACTTTGGCTCTCAATGTGACAAGCCCAGCAAAGAGTTCATGTTGTGCCGGTGGGAAGAGAAGGACCCTAGAAAGTGTTTGGAAGAAGGGAGGAAAGTCAATGAGTGTGCTGTCAACTTCTTCAG GCAGATAAAGGGAAACTGCGCTGAGTCCTTCACAGATTATTGGACCTGTCTGGATTACTCTAACATGGGTGAGCTGCGCCGCTGCCGTAAACAGCAGCATGAGTTTGATAACTGTGTGCTGGACAAACTGGGATGGAAGAGACCTGAGCTTGGAGAACTGTCTAAA GTGACCAAGGTGCAAACCGCTCGACCCTTGCCTGAAAATCCCTACCATTCTAGACCAAGACCCGAGCCCAACACTCCAATTGAGGCTGAACTACAACCGGCTAAGCATGGCAGCCGCTTGTTCTTCTGGAACTGGTAA
- the ndufa8 gene encoding NADH dehydrogenase [ubiquinone] 1 alpha subcomplex subunit 8 yields MPGVVEIPTLEELNVKEVNVSSAVLKAAAHHFGSQCDKPSKEFMLCRWEEKDPRKCLEEGRKVNECAVNFFRQIKGNCAESFTDYWTCLDYSNMGELRRCRKQQHEFDNCVLDKLGWKRPELGELSKVTKVQTARPLPENPYHSRPRPEPNTPIEAELQPAKHGSRLFFWNW; encoded by the exons ATGCCCGGTGTGGTTGAGATTCCGACGTTGGAGGAATTAAACGTCAAAGAG GTGAATGTATCGTCTGCTGTACTGAAGGCGGCTGCTCATCACTTTGGCTCTCAATGTGACAAGCCCAGCAAAGAGTTCATGTTGTGCCGGTGGGAAGAGAAGGACCCTAGAAAGTGTTTGGAAGAAGGGAGGAAAGTCAATGAGTGTGCTGTCAACTTCTTCAG GCAGATAAAGGGAAACTGCGCTGAGTCCTTCACAGATTATTGGACCTGTCTGGATTACTCTAACATGGGTGAGCTGCGCCGCTGCCGTAAACAGCAGCATGAGTTTGATAACTGTGTGCTGGACAAACTGGGATGGAAGAGACCTGAGCTTGGAGAACTGTCTAAA GTGACCAAGGTGCAAACCGCTCGACCCTTGCCTGAAAATCCCTACCATTCTAGACCAAGACCCGAGCCCAACACTCCAATTGAGGCTGAACTACAACCGGCTAAGCATGGCAGCCGCTTGTTCTTCTGGAACTGGTAA